A stretch of Anaeromyxobacter dehalogenans 2CP-1 DNA encodes these proteins:
- a CDS encoding chemotaxis protein CheB: MATPSPERTASDAQEAEWRAREGERLLVVGIGASAGGLEALERFLRQVPPDSGLAYVVVQHLSPEHESSLADILARATQLPVELASEGKRIERDHVYVIPPAAGLVVERGALRLVPFDHRGARLLVNAFLTSLAEDQRENAVGVVLSGTGSDGALGIAAVKRHGGRTFAQAAGDARYESMPAAAIATGMVEQVLPAEEIPAALVKLAAERRHHPPESARGEAEGLRQALETVGRTTGHDFSRYKRTTILRRLHRRMAATGLGSVREYAALLEGDADETRFLAEDLTINVTSFFRDDGPFQVLEQVVIPDLLKRRRAEGVRLWVPACSSGEEAYSLAILFCERGDELPRPPQIQVFATDIDASALAEARRGQYTSVVERQVSAERLARFFTRRGDSYSVTRPLRDLCIFTEHDLVRDPPFSRMDLVSCRNLLIYLEPALQKRVIELLHYALRPGGYLLLGKAEMIDAQELELFEVVDKTERVFRRREVDRRPAILPPGRRALPLELAAPSRRGDPEVRSAADRSRSIVLEEYAPPSVVVDARGEIRYYWGTKLAFFLPPRAGAPSTNLMHVARRELRVELSAALHNAARQAKPVTYKDVVVEAEGVQRRLNIVVRPLPPSERDPDELFLVVFEELQSVPIAHGTPLDAPTLERHRQLQRDLESTQERLQVTIEELENANEALRSSNEQLQAMNEEMHSANEELQTSQEELQSVNEELNTLNAELNKKVDELELLYGDIQNLFQSTQIATIFLDRQSRIARFTPAATAVFRLADGDVGRPLSDFAARFDAQGVPQEVATVLETLAPVERTVGLVDEKRSFLMRMNPYRTPSNVIAGVVVSFIDITQLKETEAALRRAVEERERAEQSLRDEDRRKDQFLAVLSHELRNPLAPILSSLHVLEHATADTGAAAKAHEIIARQVGYLARLVDDLLDATRIANGKLQVERRPLDLRELARRTAEDHRVSFTTREVALEVALPDEPVWVEGDATRLAQVIGNVLQNAAKFTPGGGSVRLSLEAADPVAVLRVRDTGVGVDPAMIPRLFQPFSQADTTLDRRLGGLGLGLALVKGLVETHGGTIALSSGGKGMGTEVIVRLPLMAAPARVEVAPAAAPPRPRRILVIEDNIDAAESLRLALEMEGHEVAVAHDGPHGIRRARELTPEVVLCDIGLPEMDGYAVARALRHEPGLRNTLLIALTGYALPDDHRRAVEAGFDAHLTKPTTVEGVQEAIDRAPPPASPGGGAPP, from the coding sequence ATGGCCACGCCGAGTCCCGAACGAACGGCGAGCGACGCGCAGGAAGCCGAGTGGCGCGCCAGGGAGGGCGAGCGCCTCCTCGTCGTCGGCATCGGCGCCTCGGCAGGCGGCCTCGAAGCGCTCGAGCGCTTCCTCCGGCAAGTACCGCCGGACAGCGGCCTCGCCTACGTCGTCGTGCAGCACCTCTCCCCGGAGCACGAGAGCAGCCTCGCCGACATCCTGGCGCGGGCCACGCAGCTGCCGGTCGAGCTCGCGTCGGAGGGGAAGCGCATCGAGCGCGATCACGTGTACGTCATCCCACCCGCGGCGGGGCTCGTCGTGGAGCGCGGCGCCCTGCGGCTCGTCCCCTTCGACCACAGGGGCGCTCGCCTGCTGGTGAATGCGTTCCTGACCTCGCTCGCGGAGGACCAGCGCGAGAACGCCGTCGGCGTCGTGCTCTCGGGGACGGGCTCCGACGGCGCGCTCGGCATCGCGGCCGTGAAGCGGCACGGCGGCCGGACCTTCGCGCAGGCCGCCGGCGACGCCAGGTACGAGAGCATGCCCGCCGCCGCGATCGCGACGGGGATGGTGGAGCAGGTCCTCCCCGCCGAGGAGATCCCGGCGGCCCTCGTCAAGCTCGCCGCGGAGCGGCGGCACCATCCGCCCGAGAGCGCGCGGGGCGAGGCGGAAGGCCTCCGGCAGGCGCTCGAGACCGTCGGTCGGACGACGGGACACGACTTCAGCCGCTACAAGCGGACCACGATCCTCCGCCGGCTCCACCGGCGGATGGCCGCCACCGGGCTCGGCTCGGTCCGGGAGTACGCCGCCCTGCTCGAGGGCGATGCCGACGAGACGCGGTTCCTCGCCGAGGACCTGACGATCAACGTCACGAGCTTCTTCCGCGACGACGGGCCGTTCCAGGTGCTCGAGCAGGTCGTGATCCCCGACCTCCTGAAGCGGCGGCGGGCCGAGGGAGTCCGGCTCTGGGTGCCGGCCTGCTCCTCCGGCGAGGAGGCCTACTCGCTCGCGATCCTCTTCTGCGAGCGCGGCGACGAGCTGCCGCGCCCGCCGCAGATCCAGGTCTTCGCGACGGACATCGACGCCTCGGCCCTCGCGGAGGCGCGGCGAGGCCAGTACACGAGCGTCGTCGAGCGGCAGGTGAGCGCCGAGCGGCTGGCCCGGTTCTTCACGAGGCGCGGGGACTCGTACTCGGTCACGCGGCCGCTCCGCGACCTCTGCATCTTCACGGAGCACGATCTCGTCAGGGATCCGCCGTTCTCGCGCATGGACCTCGTGTCCTGCCGCAACCTGCTCATCTACCTCGAGCCCGCGCTCCAGAAGCGGGTCATCGAGCTCCTGCACTACGCGCTCCGCCCGGGCGGCTACCTGCTCCTCGGCAAGGCCGAGATGATCGACGCGCAGGAGCTGGAGCTGTTCGAGGTCGTGGACAAGACGGAGCGCGTGTTCCGCCGGCGCGAGGTGGACCGGCGCCCGGCGATCCTCCCGCCAGGGAGGCGGGCGCTGCCCCTCGAGCTGGCGGCGCCCAGCCGGCGGGGCGATCCCGAGGTGAGGAGCGCCGCCGATCGCTCGCGCAGCATCGTGCTCGAGGAGTACGCGCCTCCGTCGGTGGTGGTCGATGCCCGCGGCGAGATCCGGTACTACTGGGGGACGAAGCTGGCCTTCTTCCTGCCCCCCCGCGCCGGCGCCCCCTCGACGAACCTGATGCACGTCGCCCGGCGCGAGCTCCGGGTCGAGCTCTCCGCCGCCCTCCACAACGCCGCGCGCCAGGCGAAGCCCGTCACGTACAAGGACGTGGTGGTGGAGGCGGAGGGCGTCCAGCGCCGGCTGAACATCGTCGTCCGGCCGCTCCCTCCCTCGGAGCGGGATCCAGACGAGCTGTTCCTCGTCGTGTTCGAGGAGCTGCAGTCCGTTCCCATCGCGCACGGCACGCCGCTCGACGCGCCGACGCTGGAGCGACACCGGCAGCTCCAGCGCGACCTCGAGAGCACCCAGGAGCGCCTCCAGGTCACGATCGAGGAGCTCGAGAACGCGAACGAGGCGCTCCGCAGCTCCAACGAGCAGCTGCAGGCGATGAACGAGGAGATGCACTCCGCCAACGAGGAGCTCCAGACCTCCCAGGAGGAGCTGCAGTCGGTGAACGAGGAGCTCAACACCCTCAACGCCGAGCTGAACAAGAAGGTGGACGAGCTCGAGCTGCTCTACGGCGACATCCAGAACCTGTTCCAGAGCACACAGATCGCGACCATCTTCCTCGACCGTCAGTCCCGGATCGCGCGGTTCACGCCGGCCGCGACGGCGGTCTTCCGGCTCGCCGACGGCGACGTGGGGCGGCCGCTGTCCGACTTCGCCGCCCGGTTCGACGCCCAGGGCGTGCCCCAGGAGGTGGCGACGGTGCTCGAGACCCTCGCGCCCGTCGAGCGCACCGTCGGGCTGGTGGACGAGAAGCGGTCGTTCCTCATGCGGATGAACCCGTACCGCACCCCATCCAACGTGATCGCGGGGGTGGTGGTCTCCTTCATCGACATCACCCAGCTGAAGGAGACGGAGGCGGCCCTGCGGCGGGCGGTGGAGGAGCGCGAGCGCGCGGAGCAGTCGCTCCGAGACGAAGACCGGAGGAAGGACCAGTTCCTCGCGGTCCTGTCGCACGAGCTCCGGAACCCGCTCGCGCCCATCCTGAGCAGCCTCCACGTCCTCGAGCATGCGACGGCGGACACCGGCGCAGCGGCCAAGGCGCACGAGATCATCGCCCGCCAGGTGGGGTACCTCGCCCGGCTCGTGGACGACCTCCTCGACGCGACGCGCATCGCGAACGGCAAGCTCCAGGTCGAGCGCCGGCCGCTGGACCTCCGCGAGCTCGCGCGGCGTACGGCCGAGGACCACCGCGTCAGTTTCACCACGCGTGAGGTGGCGCTCGAGGTCGCGCTCCCCGACGAGCCGGTGTGGGTCGAGGGGGACGCGACCCGCCTCGCGCAGGTGATCGGGAACGTGCTCCAGAACGCGGCGAAGTTCACGCCCGGCGGCGGTTCGGTCCGGCTGTCCCTCGAGGCCGCCGATCCCGTCGCGGTGCTGCGCGTCCGGGACACCGGCGTCGGGGTCGATCCCGCGATGATCCCGCGCCTGTTCCAGCCGTTCTCGCAGGCCGACACGACCCTCGACCGCCGCCTCGGCGGGCTCGGGCTCGGCCTCGCGCTCGTGAAGGGGCTCGTCGAGACGCACGGCGGCACGATCGCGCTGTCGAGCGGCGGCAAGGGGATGGGCACCGAGGTGATCGTGCGGCTCCCGCTCATGGCAGCGCCGGCAAGGGTCGAGGTCGCGCCGGCCGCGGCGCCGCCGCGCCCGCGCCGCATCCTGGTGATCGAGGACAACATCGACGCCGCGGAGAGCCTGCGGCTCGCGCTCGAGATGGAGGGCCACGAGGTGGCCGTCGCGCACGACGGTCCGCACGGGATCAGGCGAGCGCGCGAGCTCACGCCGGAGGTCGTGCTCTGCGACATCGGGCTCCCGGAGATGGACGGCTACGCGGTCGCGAGGGCGCTCCGCCACGAGCCTGGCCTCAGGAACACGCTCCTGATCGCGCTCACCGGCTACGCGCTTCCCGACGACCATCGGCGCGCCGTCGAGGCCGGGTTCGACGCGCACCTGACCAAGCCCACGACCGTCGAGGGCGTGCAGGAGGCCATCGATCGTGCGCCACCGCCGGCGTCACCGGGCGGCGGCGCGCCGCCGTGA